CGTCTTCAGAGGTCTCTGCAGGAGGGGAAGGCCAAGGTGGTCCTTGTGACAGCCCAGGTGAAAAATGCAGGCGCCAGGGACGTGAATATCGGATGGAACGCCCGGGGTTACTGCAATTTCTTCCTCCGCGGCGACGAAGGCACCGTGCAGGGCTCCTCCAATATTTTCTCCACAATCGGGAATCACAGCATTGTTGATGCAGTCAATGAAGGGAAAAAACTCCCTCCCTTCATTGAGGGAGGCTTCCCTGAAGACGCCATCACCACTCCCGGAGGGACCGTGCAGGGGAGAATCCTCTTCGTGGTTCCGTCGTTTTTCACACCCTCCGTCTTTTATACCGATGCGAAAAGAACGTCGCAGTGGTGGGGAAAGATGGAGATCATCATAAAGCTTGAGGAGAAGTAAAAGGGAGCCCCCGGGGCTCCCTTTGTCCCTGCAGCCGAAACCAGGCTGGAGTGCTCAGTGGGCGCCTGCCGCCTCTTTCGCGAGCTTTTCCATGTCGTCGTAAAAGGTTCTTTTGATGACCTCGCCACCGTCCACGGTGAGCTCCGCCCCTGTGACAAAATCCGAGTCTTCCGAGGCGAGGAAAAGCACCGCTCTCGCGATATCGATCGGCTTCCCCACGCGGTTCAGAAGCACAGTTCGTGCCATGATGCTCAGCATCTCTTCCTTGCTTTTCCCAAACTGGGAGCAGACCTGGTCAAACATGGGAGTGTCCACGAAACCGGGATAGATGGTGTTCACCCTGATATGATCATGTGCGTATTCTATGGCGGCAACCTTGGTGACGGCGTTCACGCCGCTCTTGCTTGCGCAGTAGGCAGCCTGTCCCTTGCCGGGTACGAAGACGTAGTTTGACGAGATGTTGACGATAGCGCCTCCCTGGGCCCCGTTTCTCTTCATGGCAGGCACGGAATGCTTTATGCCCAGGAATACGCCGTCGAGATTGACCGCCATCACCCTGCGCCATTCCTGGAGGCTCATGTCAATGATGGGCTTTGAAAACGCGATCCCCGCGTTGTTGACGAGGATGTCAAGCCTCCCGTACGCGGCGATGGCGTGGTCAACGGCGCCCTGCCACGATTCCCCGTCACTCACGTCCAGCTTCCGGAAAGATGCCGTCCCGCCTTGTGCAGTGATCTCTTTCACGGCCTCGTGGCCCTTTTCCTCAAGAATATCAGCAATGATGACTTTCGCCCCCTCGCCGGCGAGCAGCTCTGCGATTCCCTTGCCGATTCCTCCGGAAGATCCCGTGATTATGCATACTTTCCCCTGAAGTCTTTTCATGATCGGTCTCCTTTCAAAGTGATATGCTGAAGGCTTCCCAATGCCTTTTTTACATGCCGGCAGTGCCTTGCCGCGCTTTTTCCCCTGTGAGCCATCTGGTGAGAACCTCCCGCAGCACGGCCCTGTCCAGGGGCTTGGCTATATAGTCATCCATCCCTGCGGCAATGAATCCTTCCCTGTCGCCTTTCATGGCATGGGCGGTAAGGGCTATTACCGGCACGTCATGGTTTCTCACTGCCGAAGATCTGTTGCGTATTATCGCTGTGGCTTCGTAACCGTCCATCTCCGGCATCTGGCAGTCCATCAGCACTGCGTCAAAGAGATCCTTTTCAAGCGCCTGTATGGCCTCCCTGCCATCCTGGGCAGTGGTGACGTCGAGGTCCAGCTTGAGAAGGACTGCTTCGGCCACTTTCCTGTTCACGACATTATCCTCGACGAGAAGGATGCGGTATGGCGGATCCCGGTGGAAAGCCGCAGGCTCTTTCTGTTTCTCTGCCTTTTCCTCTTTTCCCTGTTCCCCGGCAGTAAGGAGCGCCATGAGGCATTTCCTGAGGCTGGCCCTTTTCAGGGGCCTCGGAAGAGTGACGAGCAGGCGCGGGCCTTCATTGTGAAACCGAAATATCGTTGAGATGACGACCTGCTGCATTCCATGGAGCTCTGTGTGCTCCTGCAAGGCTTTCTGAACAGCCGGTGCCTCGAGTCCGGGCAGTGTTTCCGCGATGAGGGCAAGCCTGAATGGCTGGCCCTGCCTGGCGGAAGCATTGATTCGCTCAATCATTTCCTCCGCGGTGGCTGCCTCCCCTGGCTGGCATTTCCAGAGGTCAAGGAGGGAGAGGGCCATTTCCCTGGCAGCACTGTTCCCGTCGGCAACAAGGACAGGGATGCCGGGGGGTATCCCTTCAGGGGTGTCGGGAGATCCTTCGGGACTTTTCCTGAGGGCAACAGTGAAGAAGAAAGTCGAGCCTTTCCCTTCCTCGCTCTCCACTCTGATGGCTCCCCCCAGCTGCTCGACAATCTCCCTGGAGATGGCCAGCCCCAGGCCTGTGCCGCTGTAGCGCCGGGAGGCTGTGGTGTCAATCTGCGTGAAGGGGGTGAAGAGATGAGGCAGTTTCCCCCGGGGGATGCCGATTCCCGTGTCGCTGACAGAAAAGCGGAGAGTCAGCCTGTCACCGTCGTCGCTCTCAACGGCAGTCCTTATGCAGACTTCCCCATGATCGGTGAATTTCATGGCGTTGCCCGCGAGGTTAAGGAGCACCTGCTTCAAGAGGCCCCTGTCTCCTGAGAGCACCGGGGGTACCTCTTTTCCGGCAATCCAGAGAAATCTCAGGCCTTTCTCCTGCGCCTTAAGCGCAAGGATGTCGGAGATCTCCTCCATCACAGACCTTATGTCAAAGGCCGATTCCTCGATCTCCAGCTTCCCGGCCTCGATCTTTGAGAAGTCCAGGACCTCATTTATCACCGAGAGGAGGCTTTTCCCGCTGGTGTGAATCATCTCAGCCCATTCGCGCTGCTCCCGGGAGAGCGGTGATTCCAGCAGCAGCTCGGTCATCCCTATGACACCGTTGAGAGGGGTTCTTATCTCGTGGCTTATGTTCGCGACGAACTGGCTTTTTGAGACATTTGCCGCCTGGGCCTCCCGGGCAAGCTCCCTTGTTTTCTCAATGGCCTCATTGAGCTGCCTGTTCGAATCCTCCAGGGCCCTGTTGGCTTGCCTGAGCTTTTCCTCGATATTTTTCCGCTCGGTGATGTCGCGGAACATGATAAGGGTTCCAAGGGGCGGTTTATTGGGGACCGAGATGGGGGAGAGGCGTACTTCCCAGTAACGGCGGACTTCTCCCGCTTCCTTCATTATCTCAAGCACCGAGGAGCACTCGGCATCCTTTATCTTCTCCACGATGGCGGGCCATTCGCCGAGGGCTTCAGCAGCAGGCCTTCCAAGCACATCAGGGGCCCTGGCGGGTATTATCCTTTCCGCATAGGCGTTCATGTCAACGATACGCTCCATTCTGTCTATTACCAGCATTCCCTGGTCGAGGCGCTCAACGACAATATCCCTTGCGAGGGGCGCCACGTCAAGGAGGCGGAACCTGAGGATGGCAATTGCCATGAAAATGAGGCCGAAGCATGAAACGGCAGGGGAATAATCCATTCCGTGCGAGTCGTGGCTGGTGAATACAAACATGGTGGTCCAGATGAGCGGGAGGGCAAGGGCGCCAGAGAGCATGGCTGCCTGGATCCTGAAGAATCCTTTTGAATGGAGCATGGTGCGCAGAAGGACTGCGAGGCTTGCCATCAGAGCGAGATATGAATAGGCGATGTTCACCCAGTTCCATGACCCGTAGGTTTTCCCCATGAACGTGAGGCCGTCGATATATTCAAAGTGGATGCCGCTTCTCATGAGGTGATGGAAATCATTGGTCCATACGGCGGCGATGGTGAGTATGGGGATCATCAGCAGGGCCCCGATTCTCTGCCTGGTGAGCCAGTACCCGAGGCCGACGAAATCAAGGATCATGACAAATGATATGGCGGGGAGAAGGGCGTAGCCGAAATACTGGACATTCACCCAGAACTCCTTCAATTCGAGATCGGGGGCCAATGCCTCCAGGGCGCTCGAAGCCGACCAGATCACGACAAGGGCCGCCAGTATGAAGAGGGCAAAAGCGCCGGGCTGTTTCTGCCTTTTCCAGGCAATGTATGAGAGGACCCCCGAGATTATTATTGAGAGGGAGATGAGAAAAAGGTAAGTTCCGCCCAGCAGGGTCATCACATGTCCTCGGCTCTATTCTTGTTTGTGAATTCCTGGCTAAGTATTTCGCTTTTTCCCAGGGGATGCCTGCAATGGCGGGGAGATTCCCTGCAGAGTGCTCTGGTTTCAACGATTTGCTGGAGATGAAAAGGAAGGGGACTGCGGGGCATTGAATATTTTCACTGAAGAACCGGACTCAGTTCCCTCCGAGGATATCCTATGAAAGCGACCCATTCGGCAGTGATCCCGCTGAGGCGGAAAGATGGTTGCCTGGAAGTTCTTCTTATCACCTCCAGGCGCACGGGGCGCTGGATCATCCCCAAGGGCTTCATTGAGCACGAGCTTTCACCGCAGGAATCGGCACTGAAGGAGGCCTGGGAAGAGGCAGGCCTTGAGGGCGAAGCAACCGGAGGGCCCCTGGGGACCTTCCTCTACCAAAGAAAGGGTAATGAGTGGAATGTAGAGGTGTACCTGATGCATGTCACGGCAGAGAGGGATCATTGGCCCGAAGAGAATGAGCGGCAGAAAAAGTGGGTCTCCCTTGATGAGGCCCTTGAGCTTGTCGATGATGAAGAGCTCCGCCGGCTCGTCAGGACCGCTTTCTCCCTTGAGGGTGGAAATAGCTGAGAGCATATCTCGGAAATGAGAGGACAGCGCCATGGAAAAGGAAAAGCAGGAAGAGCAGGCCCCTCCTGAGGAGGCAGCGAACAGGAAGGCCATCTGGCAGGTAAGCTACGAATCGGGCTCTGTGCTTGGCTGTTACGAGGGAACGCCGGCCAAGATTGCCGCTTTCCTTATCGGCACCGATCCCGAGGGGAGATTCATAAAGAAGCTCCACTTCCAGGCGCTTGCAGTGAAAAAGGTGCCTGAGGTCCTGATGAGAGACCTCTGCTGCGGCAAGAAATATACCTTGAAGGATAACTTCTGCAGCCGCTGCGGGAAAGCCCTCGCCATCAACAACAGGCTCCCCGCGAAGTTCAAAATGGTGATAGAGGCATAGTGGAATCTCATCCCTGCGAGCAGCTCTTTGCCATAGAGCAGGCGGCCTTTCATTTCAGGGTATCCTGCCCCGATCTCAGGGAGGTTCTCTCGTCGTACCTCTCATATTACCGGGAGACCGCCCTGCTCCCGGGGGCTTTTCACTTTAAAGTCTCCCTGGAGAGGGAGCCCCCCGGAAAAATAAGGGAGCAGGTGGTCTCTTTCGTCCCGGGAATGACTCCCCTGGCGGGCTTTTTTGCCCCGCCCTCACAGGCAGTTGATGAAGAGGCCTTTTTCCAGCTTTACCGCAGCGATGAAAGGCTCTTTTTCATGAGGGGCATCAATGAGCCGGCTCTCTGGGCCGAGATAACTCCCTCCTCGCTGAGCGCCCGGGCAGTCATCGCTCCTGGGGTTGAGGCCCGCGGGTGGGGATTCAGGCAGCTCTTCCTTGTCATCCTCCAGGAGCTGATGAAGCATGCAGGCTTCACGCCGCTTCACGCTGCATGTGCCGCTTCTGAGGGGAAGGGGGTCCTGATCATTGCCCCCTCCGGTGCGGGAAAGACCACGACGACCCTCTCCCTGGTAAAGGGAGGCTTTGAGTTCCTTTCTGATGACACGGTCTTTCTCCGCGCCAGGGGAGGGGCTCCCGAGATTGTGCCTTTCTGTGAAAAAGTCAAGGCTCTTCCCGCCACCCTCTCATTTTTCAAAGAGCTCAGGCCCCTCTGCTCCCGGCCCTTTGAAAGGGGCGCCGACAAGCATTTTTTCCCTGTCGAGGAGTTTTTCGGCAAGGCTCCCCTGAGGCAGGTAAGGCCCTCGCTCCTTCTCTTTCTTACGCCGCCCCGCACGGGCTCTTCAAGTGCTGTTGCCATTTCTTCCCGGGAAGCCTTTGAGGGGATAATCGCCCAGTCAGGTATCGTGGGCCTGAACAGGAGCGCCGCAAGGGAGTCCTTTTCGCTCATGGCGGAGCTTGTGAGGGAAACGCGCTCCGTGGCCTTTTCTCCAGGCGGGGATCTCCGTGAGATTCCCCATGCAGTGAGGCGGCTCATTCCATGAAGAAGGCAAAAGTAGCGCTGGTCCATGACTTTCTTTACTGGAGAGGCGGCGCCGAACGCTGCCTGGAAGCCCTGCGGGAGCTTTTTCCCGGCGCCCCTCTCTTCACCCTCTTCTGGGACCGGGCGCGCCTTCCCGAATACCGCGGCGGGGACGTGAGGACGTCATTCCTGGACAGGCTCCCCTTTATCACCAGGAACCACTACCACTATCTCCCCCTCTATCCGGCGGCCGTAAGCTCCCTTGATTTTTCGGGCTTTGACCTCATCATCAGCAGTTCATGGGCATGGTCGCGGAACATCACCGTGCCTGCGGGGGCCCTCCATATCTGTTACTGTTATACTCCTATGCGCTTTGCCGCAGGATTTTTTGACGAGTACATGGCAGGAAAGCCGGCCGTGACAAAGCTTGCCTTCCGGGTGATGGTAAGGAGGCTCACTTCCTGGGAGAAAAGGCGAGGGAGCCCGCAGACCCGTTATCTGGCCATATCGGAGGAGGTAAAGAAGAGAATCGCGCGCCATTACGGCAGTGCTTCCGAAGTGGTATATCCCCCCGTGGACACGGGTTTTTTCACCCCCCTGCCGGGGTGCCGCCGTGAGCCCTTCTCCCTGCTGGTCTCAAGGCTTGTCCCTTACAAGCGTGTAGATTGTGCAGTAAATGCCTTCCGCCTGTCGGAGAGGCGCCTTGTGATCGTTGGCGAAGGCCCCGAGTCGCCCATGCTCAGGCGCAATGCGCCGCCAAATGTGGAATTTGCCGGATCGGTGAGTGACAGTGAGCTCCTGGAGCTTTACCGCCGCGGGAAGGCATTGGTCATGCCCCAGGTGGAGGACTTCGGCCTTGCAGCGCTTGAAGCCCAGGCCTGCGGCATGCCGGTGCTGGCCTACGGGAAGGGAGGGGCCCTGGAAACAGTCATTCCCGGGATCACGGGCCATTTCTTCCATGAACAGACCCCTGAAGCTCTGGGGAGGGGCCTTGCCGAGATGGAGGAGCTGCATTTTCAAACCGATGCTCTCAGGGACAATGCCCTCCGTTTCTCCCGTGACCTCTTCCTTGAGCGCTTCAGGGAAAAACTGGGGTCCTCTGCCGGGTTCACCTGCTGCTAGTAAGAGGGCGCGGGGATAGTGAGAGGCCCCCGGTAAATCGCGGCGTTTTTATAGGAGGCGTCGGCTCTATCGCTGATTTTGAGCTTTTTGTATGTCTCGTGGAGCCGGCTGTAGGCGGGGCCGAGGTTGGGCTGGTACAGCACGCTTTTCTCCAGGTATGTTCTTGCTTTTGCCGTTTCTCCTCTCCGGTAGAAGAGCTCACCCATGAAAAAGTAGCCGGGCGCCCGATCTTTTCCAATGGCGATGGCCCTGGAAAGAGAGGAATAGGCCTCATCGTAGAGCTTTTCCCCGCAGTACAGGGAGCCCAGGTAACAGAGGGCCAGGTAGTTCTCCTTATCCTGCTGGAGGGCCCCGTTGAGCATGGTGAGGGCCTGAGGTGTCTTTCCCGAGGCCATGAAGGCCATGGCGAGGTAGGTCTGGAAACAGGGTCTGTCAGGGTTCTCCGCCACAAGGCTCTTGAAAATCCTCTCGGCCTTTTCAGGGCTTCCCCCGTAAATGGCAATAAGGCCGAGATGGGTTCTCATGAACGGGGAGTCAGCGCCGGCAATGAGCTTATTTAAAAGGCTTTTCCATTCTTCCGGTGCCATGACGCAGGAAGACTCTCCCGGCACCATGACGGCGCAATAGAGCCTCAGGAGGTCGCCGTATGCCCTGTCCTGCGGAGAAAGATCGGGCACTTCTCCAAGGATCCTGTCGAGAGCCCTGTAGTTCCCCCTGGAGGCCTCGAAGGCTCCCAGGTAATAAAGTCCCATCCCGCTCACGGGCCTGCAGGCAGCCCCTTTCTGAAGGTAGAAGAAGGCCCTTGCCATGTCGCCCCTCCTGAGATACTCTTCGCCGAGGAGGGTGAAGGCCATGGAATTTTTTCCATTGAAATAAAGAGACTGCCGGTATGCTGCCAACGCTTCGTCGCTTTTCCCCTCGCTCCTCAGCCTGCTCCCTTTCCTGACGAGCGATGAAGCCATTGAGCTGTAATAAAAGCAGACTATGGCCGTTATGAGGCCCCCGAAGAAGAGGAGCACCAGCAGGGAAAAGACCAGCTCGCGGGGAATCACGGGCCCGGGCGCCCGGGGAGCTGGCGCCGATTCTGCCATGTCAATGGCCGAGGGCTGGTGATTCATGTCTTTGGTCCTATGCTTTTCCTGTGCCATGGAATGTCACGCCGTCACTTGATTGAGAGGGTAAAAAGGGAATTCTCTGCTGGAGGGTGAGATGGCTATAGTCCTCTCTCTCTCCCAGCATATTCTCAAATTCACCGGCCGGTACCTTTATTTCCTGTAAGCTCGCTTTTTTTATGAAGTGCTCCAAATCGCTGAGAGCCAGGGCAATTCCCTCGCGATAGAGTCCTGCTGCCCCCCGGCTCTCCAACCACCTGAAATCCTCGCCCAGGCTTTCAATGAGCCTCGGAAGATAAGGGGAAAGAAGTTCCCGGGGCATGTTTTTGATGAAAACCCGCACCTTGTTGGCGACGAAATATTTCTGGATACCTGCGATCCGGCCCGTGGAATAGCCGCCGCGGTGATATACCACGCCTGACGGCACATAACGGCATCGGTGCCCTGAGAGCCTTGCCCTGATGCTCAGATCCACATCTTCAAAATAGAGGAAAAGATCGTCGTCAAAGAGGCCTGTATCATCAAAAAGGCTCTTGCGGTAAAGTGCCGCGGCGCCAGAGGGGCCGAAGACCTCGTTCACCAGCATGTCAAGAGTGCCGGTGTCTTTCATGCCGGCCCCGATCTGCACCACTGAGCCGTCCCGGCAGTAAGCATGGCCAAGCTCGGCTATGGATGTCCTGTTGAAATAATTCAGAATCTTGCACGAGCAGAAGCTCCACTCGCTCCCGCTCTCGAGGGCGTCCACCAGGGACCCGAGCCACCCGGGGGCGGCAAGGCAGTCATTGTTGAGGAGCGCCACATAGGAGGTTCGGGAGCGCCTGATCCCTTCATTGACAGCACCTCCGAAGCCCCTGTTTTCAGGAAGGGCCACGACCTCCACATGGGGGAATCTTTCCGCGATAAAATCACAGGAGCCGTCTGTTGACCCGTTATCGACGACAATAGTCTGGAAATCCCTGAAATGCTGCCTCGAGAGGGAATGGAGGCACTCGGCGAGGACCTCCCTCCCGTTCCAGTGCGGGACAATCACCGTTGCCTTTTTCGCGGTGGGAGCCATCGTTCCCCCTTTCTCGCTAGCGGTATTCTCCATGGAAGTATTCTCTCATCTCGGGAGTGAGCTTTTCTCTCTTTCTGAGTCCGGCAAACCGCTCATGGAGGTCCCCTGAGGTGAGGTGCGCCCTTTCTTTCCCGGCAAAATCCTCTATTATTCTCCCGTCGTGCATCATGATGGTTCTGTTGCCCAGCTCGATGGCCTGATCCATATGATGGGTCACCATGAGGGCCGTCAATGAGTCTCTTTCCACAAAGCGCTGCGTAAGTCTCAGCACCTGAAAGGCCGATTTAGGGTCAAGTGCCGCGGTATGCTCGTCAAGGAGCAGGACCTTGGGCCTGACAATGACTGCCATAAGGAGGGTGAGGGCCTGCCTCTGCCCCCCCGAAAGGGTCCCCACCACAGTGTGAAGTCTCTCCTCAAGCTGCATCTCAAGCTCACCGAGGGCCTCGCGATAGTAGCGGAGCCTTTTTGCGCTGAGCCCGATACTGAATCCCCTGGGAGCGCCTCTCATGAAGGCCATGTGGAGGTTCTCCGCCACGGTCATCGAGGCAGCCGTGCCGGTGAAGGGATCCTGAAAGCAGCGCGAAATGAAGGAGGCCCTCCGGTAATCAGCCAGGTCCGTGACATCGCTCCCTGCAATAACGATAGACCCCTCATCGGGCCTGAAGCCCCCCGCGATGGCCCCCAGCAGCGTTGATTTTCCCGACCCGTTGGTGCCTATGACGGTCACGAAATCGCCCTGATGGACCGTGAGGCTTATATTCACGAGGGCCCGCACCTCGTTGGCCGTCCCTTCCTGAAAGGTCTTGCTCACATTCTTCAGCTCAATCACCTGGATGAATTCTCCTTACCACGCCTCTCTCGTCTATTATCACCGTCGCCCTGTCCAGGAGCGCGAGGGGCAGCTTTATTTTCAGCCCGTCGGCGACTTTGAGGTTCACCGCGAGCTCAATTGTACGGTATCTTTCAAAGGGGATGTCCCCGGGGCTCTCGCCTTTCAGGATCCTCTTCACCAGATGAGCTGCCTGCTCGCCGCTCACCGCGTAGTCATAGCCGAAGCAGATGAGGGCGCCCTCCTGGACCCTGGTGATGTCATTGATGATGATGGGAATCTTCCGGGAGCCGGAAGCCTTCACGACGGCGTCGAAGGCCGAGTAAATCAGGTTGTCGGGCGGCAGCACATAGACATCAATATCCTCCCTTGAGAGAGAGAGCGCTGCCTGATAAACCTCGGAGGTATTGGTGACGGTGGCCCCGCGGAAGGCAAGCTTGCTGTGGCCTTCAAGAGCTTTCCTGAGGGCTTCCACGTTGAAGACCGAGTTGAATTGGCCCGGGTCCCACAGCGTGCCGATTTTCGCCCCCCGGGGGAACAGAGTCTCCACGATTCTCACCGTTTCGTCCATGGGCACGGAGCCGTAAACACCGGTGATATTTGCGAGGTGATCTTTCTCTGAGGAGCCGACCTTGATGACGAAGGGATCGGCCACCGTCGCAAAGACCACGGGGATCCTTTTCACTCTCGAGGTGGCGGCCTGCGTGGCGGCGCTCGATATGGTGACGATGACGTCGCACTGGCTCATCACGAGTTTATCAAGAATAGTGTTAAGGGTGGCCATGTCGCCCTGGGCATTCTGAATCAAGAACTCGCAGTTTTTTCCCCCGGCATAGCCGAGCCGCGTCATTTCCCTCAGAAAGCTCTCGCGGGTGGTGTCGAGCATGCCGTTTTCCGTGAGCTGCACTACTCCGATCCGGTAATTTTCGCGGTGGGCTTTCATCGAATGCTGCTTTTCCATCAATGCCATGACAAGCAGCAGCGCAATGACTCCCCCTGCGAGGGCATATTTCATCACCGGCGAGGTCTTGGCAGGCTTTTTCCCTTCGGTTTCCCCGAAAAGGCCCGAAAGAGACAATATGATAAGCACCAGCACTGAGGTGAAGAGCTTGAGGTCTATAGGATTGAGGCCCATGTAAAGCACAAGGGCAACCATGAGGCGGTAGAGCAGTGATCCGATGAGGGCGCTTGCCACTCCCCAGGCGATTGAGCGGCTCTTGACGAGGTGCTCTCCCAGGATGATTGACGCCAGTCCTGTCATAATGGTGCCAATTCCCATGCTGATGTCGGCGAAGCCCTGGTACTGGGCCACGAGGCCCCCCGAGATGCCCACGAGGCCGTTGGCAAGCGCCAGGCCCCCGATGCTCATCATGTCCACGTTCACGCCCTGCGCCGCCGCCATCCGGGGATTGTCGCCCGCGGCCCTCAGGGTG
The Candidatus Eremiobacterota bacterium genome window above contains:
- a CDS encoding histidine kinase N-terminal 7TM domain-containing protein, producing MTLLGGTYLFLISLSIIISGVLSYIAWKRQKQPGAFALFILAALVVIWSASSALEALAPDLELKEFWVNVQYFGYALLPAISFVMILDFVGLGYWLTRQRIGALLMIPILTIAAVWTNDFHHLMRSGIHFEYIDGLTFMGKTYGSWNWVNIAYSYLALMASLAVLLRTMLHSKGFFRIQAAMLSGALALPLIWTTMFVFTSHDSHGMDYSPAVSCFGLIFMAIAILRFRLLDVAPLARDIVVERLDQGMLVIDRMERIVDMNAYAERIIPARAPDVLGRPAAEALGEWPAIVEKIKDAECSSVLEIMKEAGEVRRYWEVRLSPISVPNKPPLGTLIMFRDITERKNIEEKLRQANRALEDSNRQLNEAIEKTRELAREAQAANVSKSQFVANISHEIRTPLNGVIGMTELLLESPLSREQREWAEMIHTSGKSLLSVINEVLDFSKIEAGKLEIEESAFDIRSVMEEISDILALKAQEKGLRFLWIAGKEVPPVLSGDRGLLKQVLLNLAGNAMKFTDHGEVCIRTAVESDDGDRLTLRFSVSDTGIGIPRGKLPHLFTPFTQIDTTASRRYSGTGLGLAISREIVEQLGGAIRVESEEGKGSTFFFTVALRKSPEGSPDTPEGIPPGIPVLVADGNSAAREMALSLLDLWKCQPGEAATAEEMIERINASARQGQPFRLALIAETLPGLEAPAVQKALQEHTELHGMQQVVISTIFRFHNEGPRLLVTLPRPLKRASLRKCLMALLTAGEQGKEEKAEKQKEPAAFHRDPPYRILLVEDNVVNRKVAEAVLLKLDLDVTTAQDGREAIQALEKDLFDAVLMDCQMPEMDGYEATAIIRNRSSAVRNHDVPVIALTAHAMKGDREGFIAAGMDDYIAKPLDRAVLREVLTRWLTGEKARQGTAGM
- a CDS encoding tetratricopeptide repeat protein; this translates as MNHQPSAIDMAESAPAPRAPGPVIPRELVFSLLVLLFFGGLITAIVCFYYSSMASSLVRKGSRLRSEGKSDEALAAYRQSLYFNGKNSMAFTLLGEEYLRRGDMARAFFYLQKGAACRPVSGMGLYYLGAFEASRGNYRALDRILGEVPDLSPQDRAYGDLLRLYCAVMVPGESSCVMAPEEWKSLLNKLIAGADSPFMRTHLGLIAIYGGSPEKAERIFKSLVAENPDRPCFQTYLAMAFMASGKTPQALTMLNGALQQDKENYLALCYLGSLYCGEKLYDEAYSSLSRAIAIGKDRAPGYFFMGELFYRRGETAKARTYLEKSVLYQPNLGPAYSRLHETYKKLKISDRADASYKNAAIYRGPLTIPAPSY
- a CDS encoding glycosyltransferase family 2 protein, with translation MENTASEKGGTMAPTAKKATVIVPHWNGREVLAECLHSLSRQHFRDFQTIVVDNGSTDGSCDFIAERFPHVEVVALPENRGFGGAVNEGIRRSRTSYVALLNNDCLAAPGWLGSLVDALESGSEWSFCSCKILNYFNRTSIAELGHAYCRDGSVVQIGAGMKDTGTLDMLVNEVFGPSGAAALYRKSLFDDTGLFDDDLFLYFEDVDLSIRARLSGHRCRYVPSGVVYHRGGYSTGRIAGIQKYFVANKVRVFIKNMPRELLSPYLPRLIESLGEDFRWLESRGAAGLYREGIALALSDLEHFIKKASLQEIKVPAGEFENMLGEREDYSHLTLQQRIPFLPSQSSDGVTFHGTGKA
- a CDS encoding NUDIX hydrolase; protein product: MKATHSAVIPLRRKDGCLEVLLITSRRTGRWIIPKGFIEHELSPQESALKEAWEEAGLEGEATGGPLGTFLYQRKGNEWNVEVYLMHVTAERDHWPEENERQKKWVSLDEALELVDDEELRRLVRTAFSLEGGNS
- a CDS encoding glucose 1-dehydrogenase; protein product: MKRLQGKVCIITGSSGGIGKGIAELLAGEGAKVIIADILEEKGHEAVKEITAQGGTASFRKLDVSDGESWQGAVDHAIAAYGRLDILVNNAGIAFSKPIIDMSLQEWRRVMAVNLDGVFLGIKHSVPAMKRNGAQGGAIVNISSNYVFVPGKGQAAYCASKSGVNAVTKVAAIEYAHDHIRVNTIYPGFVDTPMFDQVCSQFGKSKEEMLSIMARTVLLNRVGKPIDIARAVLFLASEDSDFVTGAELTVDGGEVIKRTFYDDMEKLAKEAAGAH
- a CDS encoding glycosyltransferase; amino-acid sequence: MKKAKVALVHDFLYWRGGAERCLEALRELFPGAPLFTLFWDRARLPEYRGGDVRTSFLDRLPFITRNHYHYLPLYPAAVSSLDFSGFDLIISSSWAWSRNITVPAGALHICYCYTPMRFAAGFFDEYMAGKPAVTKLAFRVMVRRLTSWEKRRGSPQTRYLAISEEVKKRIARHYGSASEVVYPPVDTGFFTPLPGCRREPFSLLVSRLVPYKRVDCAVNAFRLSERRLVIVGEGPESPMLRRNAPPNVEFAGSVSDSELLELYRRGKALVMPQVEDFGLAALEAQACGMPVLAYGKGGALETVIPGITGHFFHEQTPEALGRGLAEMEELHFQTDALRDNALRFSRDLFLERFREKLGSSAGFTCC
- a CDS encoding ATP-binding cassette domain-containing protein, encoding MIELKNVSKTFQEGTANEVRALVNISLTVHQGDFVTVIGTNGSGKSTLLGAIAGGFRPDEGSIVIAGSDVTDLADYRRASFISRCFQDPFTGTAASMTVAENLHMAFMRGAPRGFSIGLSAKRLRYYREALGELEMQLEERLHTVVGTLSGGQRQALTLLMAVIVRPKVLLLDEHTAALDPKSAFQVLRLTQRFVERDSLTALMVTHHMDQAIELGNRTIMMHDGRIIEDFAGKERAHLTSGDLHERFAGLRKREKLTPEMREYFHGEYR
- a CDS encoding ABC transporter substrate binding protein, translating into MELWLGALNLGFLYAFMACGVFLTFRVLKIADITVDGSFTTGAAVSAVILMAGHPPFMALLAGFAAGALAGALTGIIYTRYRIHSLLAGILVMIGLYSVNLHIMEKSNIPLNTGESFITFLLALNAGLPGDLWIPLCLFLCTVMLWCLSSLGLKTDIGITLRAAGDNPRMAAAQGVNVDMMSIGGLALANGLVGISGGLVAQYQGFADISMGIGTIMTGLASIILGEHLVKSRSIAWGVASALIGSLLYRLMVALVLYMGLNPIDLKLFTSVLVLIILSLSGLFGETEGKKPAKTSPVMKYALAGGVIALLLVMALMEKQHSMKAHRENYRIGVVQLTENGMLDTTRESFLREMTRLGYAGGKNCEFLIQNAQGDMATLNTILDKLVMSQCDVIVTISSAATQAATSRVKRIPVVFATVADPFVIKVGSSEKDHLANITGVYGSVPMDETVRIVETLFPRGAKIGTLWDPGQFNSVFNVEALRKALEGHSKLAFRGATVTNTSEVYQAALSLSREDIDVYVLPPDNLIYSAFDAVVKASGSRKIPIIINDITRVQEGALICFGYDYAVSGEQAAHLVKRILKGESPGDIPFERYRTIELAVNLKVADGLKIKLPLALLDRATVIIDERGVVRRIHPGD